In Desulfomicrobium macestii, a single window of DNA contains:
- a CDS encoding plasmid mobilization protein, giving the protein MTVHVPTRRRDEKRTEEISFKVSRDEKAMITAAAKLKSTNVATLIRKVLFEYGVEVEVPEEEPKAPERPAPQVNRELMLEVAKMSNRLSQLANWVTKYKTEEDIVPVVFTLVAFDQTLSELVHRLAAYNE; this is encoded by the coding sequence ATGACTGTACATGTTCCGACGCGGCGTAGAGATGAAAAGCGGACTGAAGAGATTTCCTTTAAGGTCAGCCGCGATGAAAAAGCTATGATTACAGCTGCTGCAAAATTAAAGAGTACGAACGTTGCGACTTTGATCAGAAAAGTTCTTTTTGAATATGGGGTTGAAGTGGAGGTTCCGGAGGAAGAACCCAAAGCTCCCGAACGGCCTGCTCCGCAAGTAAACCGTGAGTTGATGCTTGAAGTTGCCAAGATGAGTAACAGATTGAGCCAACTTGCCAATTGGGTGACCAAGTACAAAACAGAGGAAGATATTGTGCCCGTGGTGTTCACGCTCGTTGCATTCGACCAAACGCTTAGCGAGTTGGTTCACAGACTTGCAGCGTATAATGAGTAG